One region of Solanum pennellii chromosome 6, SPENNV200 genomic DNA includes:
- the LOC107023501 gene encoding uncharacterized protein LOC107023501 isoform X2 → MRRKFKSAVNHPPKTLNSSAGKITQHQRLNDEDRFDVIKDKKVAAPDNEADPLPNAGRVTLSKKYRTARNPNSDTPKTSEYAFFKKLKKNIDHSKLDLLHRGSKLSKITQPSNCISDTQSTYNVLKCPNKDVKIPIQVEKEHQINECRSFSPVDGVIGISKEAKLKCFSPPTAVTPVYPNLLLSPLAGPSHNSGSQYSGNGIFAAKRKKLCQRANKLFLDVQKLNSERRLFPGRMEDEDFWDSQVGKGEIASTSSFANAKPDHAKTRPPSRHIEHVIAPEYRMSQSDCCPSNFFDRPKERVPPELHYEDADNSQISNKQITISLWDHSDSLPSLSFDHHGLTDFLPYRLHSAGIPVSGGAQDLFLDWDFNEEKNDPVLAITTIRGNELCSPIATSWHVDYQQSTEKKLDSSALCSSSLFTNSGYSDVLPYSCSKSFYKKFFPTDICSKDFGMILEHEEYAVARMDRFDLPLLCSSEEQDLLEDPNPENPFESSSAIIPYPSHHEKHHCDSDGLMPMALDTFGWKVLSTASSPLQKGLSTYNALRLPHIEDSLGLTHEEIINSLYGSKNPTEIAPQSVEHGLNSDIWFSCNSEVFSDKARGRSLLLDNSSWITSVEEISPDHSGEWTWS, encoded by the exons ATGAGGCGAAAATTCAAATCCGCTGTTAATCATCCACCAAAAACCCTAAATTCTTCAGCTGGAAAAATCACTCAACATCAGCGCCTCAATGATGAAGATCGATTTG ATGTGATCAAGGACAAAAAGGTTGCAGCCCCAGATAACGAAGCAGACCCTCTTCCAAATGCTGGAAGAGTTACATTGTCCAAAAAATATCGTACAGCTCGTAACCCCAATT CTGATACTCCTAAAACTTCAGAGTATGCTTTCTTCAAGAAGTTGAAAAAGAACATTGACCATAGCAAATTAGATCTTCTTCATAGAGGGAGTAAACTATCCAAGATCACTCAACCTAGTAATTGTATCTCAG ACACGCAGAGCACATACAACGTGCTGAAGTGCCCAAATAAGGATGTTAAAATCCCAATTCAAGTTGAAAAGGAACATCAGATTAATGAATGCCGGTCCTTTTCACCTGTTGATGGTGTCATAG GTATATCCAAGGAGGCAAAACTTAAGTGCTTTTCACCCCCAACTGCAGTGACTCCTGTATATCCAAATTTGCTGCTGTCTCCCCTTGCAGGTCCATCACATAATTCAG GGAGCCAGTACTCTGGTAATGGGATTTTTGCAGCAAAGAGGAAGAAACTTTGTCAGCGGGCAAATAAACTGTTTCTTGACGTCCAAAAACTTAATTCTGAAAG GCGGCTGTTTCCTGGAAGGATGGAGGATGAA GATTTCTGGGATTCACAGGTCGGGAAAGGGGAAATAGCAAGTACGAGCTCATTTGCAAATGCTAAGCCAGATCATGCAAAGACACGACCTCCTTCAAGGCACATAGAACATGTTATAGCACCAGAATATAGGATGAGCCAGAGTGATTGCTGTCCCAGTAATTTCTTTGATAGGCCAAAGGAGAGAGTTCCCCCAGAGTTGCACTATGAAGATGCAGATAATAGCCAAAtttcaaacaaacaaataaCTATAAGTTTGTGGGATCATAGTGATTCATTGCCTTCATTATCCTTTGACCATCATGGGCTTACTGATTTCCTACCATATAGACTTCATAGTGCAGGTATACCTGTAAGTGGAGGAGCACAAGACTTATTCTTAGATTGGGATTTCAATGAGGAGAAAAATGATCCTGTATTAGCCATTACAACTATCAGAGGGAATGAATTGTGTTCACCAATAGCCACCTCATGGCACGTTGATTACCAGCAGAGTACAGAAAAGAAGCTTGATTCGTCAGCATTGTGTTCATCGTCTTTATTTACGAACTCTGGATATTCTGATGTGCTGCCATATTCTTGTTCAAAAAGCTTTTATAAGAAATTCTTTCCAACTGACATCTGCTCCAAGGATTTTGGAATGATTCTTGAACATGAAGAATATGCAGTTGCAAGAATGGATCGGTTTGATCTACCCTTGCTATGTAGCTCAGAGGAGCAAGATCTTCTGGAAGATCCTAATCCTGAGAATCCATTTGAAAGCAGCAGTGCAATCATCCCATATCCAAGTCATCATGAGAAGCATCATTGTGATTCCGATGGCCTCATGCCAATGGCCTTGGATACTTTTGGCTGGAAGGTCTTGTCAACAGCCAGTTCCCCGTTGCAGAAGGGTTTATCAACCTATAATGCTTTAAGACTGCCTCATATAGAAGATTCACTTGGTCTAACACATGAGGAGATCATAAACAGCTTGTATGGTTCAAAAAACCCAACAGAAATTGCTCCTCAATCAGTTGAACATGGACTCAACTCTGACATTTGGTTCTCTTGCAACTCTGAAGTGTTCTCTGACAAAGCAAGGGGTAGATCTCTATTACTTGATAATTCAAGTTGGATTACATCTGTTGAAGAAATTTCCCCTGATCATTCTGGTGAATGGACATGGAGCTGA
- the LOC107023501 gene encoding uncharacterized protein LOC107023501 isoform X1 encodes MRRKFKSAVNHPPKTLNSSAGKITQHQRLNDEDRFDVIKDKKVAAPDNEADPLPNAGRVTLSKKYRTARNPNSDTPKTSEYAFFKKLKKNIDHSKLDLLHRGSKLSKITQPSNCISDTQSTYNVLKCPNKDVKIPIQVEKEHQINECRSFSPVDGVIGISKEAKLKCFSPPTAVTPVYPNLLLSPLAGPSHNSGSQYSGNGIFAAKRKKLCQRANKLFLDVQKLNSERFDLVSALLRRLFPGRMEDEDFWDSQVGKGEIASTSSFANAKPDHAKTRPPSRHIEHVIAPEYRMSQSDCCPSNFFDRPKERVPPELHYEDADNSQISNKQITISLWDHSDSLPSLSFDHHGLTDFLPYRLHSAGIPVSGGAQDLFLDWDFNEEKNDPVLAITTIRGNELCSPIATSWHVDYQQSTEKKLDSSALCSSSLFTNSGYSDVLPYSCSKSFYKKFFPTDICSKDFGMILEHEEYAVARMDRFDLPLLCSSEEQDLLEDPNPENPFESSSAIIPYPSHHEKHHCDSDGLMPMALDTFGWKVLSTASSPLQKGLSTYNALRLPHIEDSLGLTHEEIINSLYGSKNPTEIAPQSVEHGLNSDIWFSCNSEVFSDKARGRSLLLDNSSWITSVEEISPDHSGEWTWS; translated from the exons ATGAGGCGAAAATTCAAATCCGCTGTTAATCATCCACCAAAAACCCTAAATTCTTCAGCTGGAAAAATCACTCAACATCAGCGCCTCAATGATGAAGATCGATTTG ATGTGATCAAGGACAAAAAGGTTGCAGCCCCAGATAACGAAGCAGACCCTCTTCCAAATGCTGGAAGAGTTACATTGTCCAAAAAATATCGTACAGCTCGTAACCCCAATT CTGATACTCCTAAAACTTCAGAGTATGCTTTCTTCAAGAAGTTGAAAAAGAACATTGACCATAGCAAATTAGATCTTCTTCATAGAGGGAGTAAACTATCCAAGATCACTCAACCTAGTAATTGTATCTCAG ACACGCAGAGCACATACAACGTGCTGAAGTGCCCAAATAAGGATGTTAAAATCCCAATTCAAGTTGAAAAGGAACATCAGATTAATGAATGCCGGTCCTTTTCACCTGTTGATGGTGTCATAG GTATATCCAAGGAGGCAAAACTTAAGTGCTTTTCACCCCCAACTGCAGTGACTCCTGTATATCCAAATTTGCTGCTGTCTCCCCTTGCAGGTCCATCACATAATTCAG GGAGCCAGTACTCTGGTAATGGGATTTTTGCAGCAAAGAGGAAGAAACTTTGTCAGCGGGCAAATAAACTGTTTCTTGACGTCCAAAAACTTAATTCTGAAAG GTTTGATTTGGTTTCTGCACTTCTCAGGCGGCTGTTTCCTGGAAGGATGGAGGATGAA GATTTCTGGGATTCACAGGTCGGGAAAGGGGAAATAGCAAGTACGAGCTCATTTGCAAATGCTAAGCCAGATCATGCAAAGACACGACCTCCTTCAAGGCACATAGAACATGTTATAGCACCAGAATATAGGATGAGCCAGAGTGATTGCTGTCCCAGTAATTTCTTTGATAGGCCAAAGGAGAGAGTTCCCCCAGAGTTGCACTATGAAGATGCAGATAATAGCCAAAtttcaaacaaacaaataaCTATAAGTTTGTGGGATCATAGTGATTCATTGCCTTCATTATCCTTTGACCATCATGGGCTTACTGATTTCCTACCATATAGACTTCATAGTGCAGGTATACCTGTAAGTGGAGGAGCACAAGACTTATTCTTAGATTGGGATTTCAATGAGGAGAAAAATGATCCTGTATTAGCCATTACAACTATCAGAGGGAATGAATTGTGTTCACCAATAGCCACCTCATGGCACGTTGATTACCAGCAGAGTACAGAAAAGAAGCTTGATTCGTCAGCATTGTGTTCATCGTCTTTATTTACGAACTCTGGATATTCTGATGTGCTGCCATATTCTTGTTCAAAAAGCTTTTATAAGAAATTCTTTCCAACTGACATCTGCTCCAAGGATTTTGGAATGATTCTTGAACATGAAGAATATGCAGTTGCAAGAATGGATCGGTTTGATCTACCCTTGCTATGTAGCTCAGAGGAGCAAGATCTTCTGGAAGATCCTAATCCTGAGAATCCATTTGAAAGCAGCAGTGCAATCATCCCATATCCAAGTCATCATGAGAAGCATCATTGTGATTCCGATGGCCTCATGCCAATGGCCTTGGATACTTTTGGCTGGAAGGTCTTGTCAACAGCCAGTTCCCCGTTGCAGAAGGGTTTATCAACCTATAATGCTTTAAGACTGCCTCATATAGAAGATTCACTTGGTCTAACACATGAGGAGATCATAAACAGCTTGTATGGTTCAAAAAACCCAACAGAAATTGCTCCTCAATCAGTTGAACATGGACTCAACTCTGACATTTGGTTCTCTTGCAACTCTGAAGTGTTCTCTGACAAAGCAAGGGGTAGATCTCTATTACTTGATAATTCAAGTTGGATTACATCTGTTGAAGAAATTTCCCCTGATCATTCTGGTGAATGGACATGGAGCTGA
- the LOC107023503 gene encoding uncharacterized protein LOC107023503, translating into MAEAHLRLSGCVFSSRRPSFDSNPDVAKGVCCQVLEAVSPSNSRSAPREKEKFEIISLNVFPILALDKEYEGYEVKHLLKPIYTNRNYVDTDNSLKTRRYFEFILVDTCPLEIEHELADKSDPDSIAYSKVTIKKILSPYNWPVDHLHTPINLSKRFIPQTYNWFDYKNAWLNFIYVRPITHTWFIKYCPEFATSVIPRWFYEWWSSFGGNKQVMPRQFAEKYPQFQIDEGISTLPEHIKLYLF; encoded by the exons ATGGCGGAGGCTCATCTCCGCCT GAGTGGATGTGTCTTTTCTAGCAGGAGACCATCCTTTGACTCGAATCCAGATGTTGCAAAGGGTGTTTGCTGCCAGGTCTTAGAAGCAGTTTCTCCAAGTAACTCCAGGTCAGCTccaagagagaaagagaaattcGAAATAATTTCTCTGAACGTTTTCCCAATCCTTGCTCTTGACAAAGAATATGAAGGTTATGAGGTAAAACACCTCCTAAAACCCATCTATACCAACAGGAATTACGTCGACACCGATAATTCCCTAAAAACCAGAAGGTATTTCGAGTTCATCCTCGTAGATACATGCCCGTTAGAAATTGAGCATGAGTTAGCAGATAAATCTGACCCAGATAGCATCGCCTACTcaaaagtcacaatcaagaagaTCCTATCTCCTTATAACTGGCCTGTAGATCATCTACATACCCCTATCAATCTCTCAAAGAGATTCATTCCTCAAACCTACAATTGGTTTGACTACAAAAATGCCTggttaaatttcatatatgtcAGACCAATCACTCACACGTGGTTTATAAAATATTGTCCTGAGTTTGCAACCTCTGTCATACCAAGATGGTTCTACGAATGGTGGAGCTCATTTGGTGGAAACAAGCAAGTCATGCCTCGACAATTTGCAGAGAAATACCCTCAATTTCAAATTGATGAAGGCATATCAACCCTCCCGGAGCACATTAAGCTtt ATTTGTTCTGA
- the LOC107023293 gene encoding photosystem I reaction center subunit IV A, chloroplastic: MASCNMASAASRFLVATPNVASNTTSRTNMLFFPSNKITTTPRLVVRAAAEEAAAPAAAATAEPAVETKAAKPPPIGPKRGSKVRVLRKESYWYKGTGSVVAVDQDPKTRYPVVVRFNKVNYANVSTNNYALDEIEEV, encoded by the exons ATGGCAAGTTGTAACATGGCTTCTGCTGCATCAAGGTTTTTGGTGGCAACTCCTAATGTTGCCTCCAACACCACTTCTCGTactaatatgttattttttcccTCCAACAAGATCACCACCACCCCGAGACTCGTCGTAAGGGCGGCCGCAGAAGAGGCTGCCGCACCAGCCGCGGCCGCTACTGCTGAACCAGCCGTTGAAACCAAAGCTGCTAAGCCACCTCCAATTGGACCCAAGAGGGGATCCAAG GTGAGAGTTCTTAGGAAGGAATCTTACTGGTACAAGGGCACCGGTTCAGTTGTAGCTGTTGATCag GATCCAAAAACTCGTTACCCAGTTGTTGTACGATTTAACAAAGTGAATTATGCTAATGTTTCAACCAACAACTATGCATTGGATGAAATTGAAGAAGTGTGA
- the LOC107023292 gene encoding monothiol glutaredoxin-S10: MAATMSLTKNFTTLSIPQSFHPQNGTQIVRHLQRIPNSNYSVPSVRLHRFGSRIENNGPRKIGRVQIRAMSGSFGSRLEESVKKTITENPVVVYSKSWCSYSTEVKVLFKRLGVDPLVIELDEMGPQGPQLQKVLERLTGQHTVPNVFIGAKHIGGCTDTIKLYRKGELESLLSEAKAGKRES; this comes from the exons atggctGCCACTATGAGTTTGACTAAAAACTTCACTACCCTTTCTATTCCTCAATCCTTTCACCCTCAAAATGGAACTCAAATTGTCCGGCACTTACAGCGCATTCCCAATTCCAATTACAGTGTTCCAAGTGTCAGATTACACAGATTTGGGTCCAGAATCGAAAACAATGGTCCCCGAAAAATCGGTCGGGTGCAGATTCGAGCGATGTCGGGTTCATTCGGGTCCCGATTGGAGGAGAGCGTGAAAAAGACTATTACCGAAAACCCAGTAGTTGTCTACTCCAAGAGTTGGTGTTC GTACTCAACTGAGGTGAAAGTTTTGTTCAAGAGACTTGGTGTAGATCCTCTTGTTATTGAATTGGACGAAATGG GTCCCCAAGGACCACAACTGCAGAAAGTACTGGAAAGGCTTACTGGACAGCATACGGTTCCCAATGTATTCATTG GGGCCAAACACATAGGTGGTTGCACAG ACACGATTAAGCTGTATCGGAAAGGAGAACTTGAATCTTTGCTATCGGAAGCTAAAGCTGGTAAAAGAGAGAGCTAG
- the LOC107022799 gene encoding probable indole-3-pyruvate monooxygenase YUCCA5 translates to MFIFSSEQDSVSRRCVWVNGPVIVGAGPSGLAVGACLREQGVPFVVIERSDCIASLWQKRTYDRLKLHLPKKFCQLPKFPFPDHFPEYPTKRQFIEYLELYAKHFDINPQFNECVQSAKYDETCRVWRVKTSSPNGFEVEYISQWLVVATGENAERVVPEIEGLEEFGGEVIHACDYKSGKNYKGKKVVVVGCGNSGMEVSLDLSNHGAQPSIVCRSSVHVLPREIFGKSTFELAMLMMKWVPLWLVDKILLILAWFILGNIENYGLKRPSIGPLELKNKHGKTPVLDIGALEKIRSGKVKVVPGIKKFSCGTVELVTGEKLEIDSVVLATGYCSNVPYWLQESEFFSNNGFPKAQIPNNWKGKSGLYAIGFTRKGLAGASADAINIAQDIGKVYKEDLKQKKQKVPTHRRCISTF, encoded by the exons ATGTTTATCTTCTCATCAGAACAAGATTCCGTTTCTCGTAGATGTGTTTGGGTAAATGGCCCTGTAATTGTTGGTGCAGGTCCATCAGGACTAGCTGTAGGAGCTTGCTTGCGAGAACAAGGAGTTCCATTTGTCGTTATAGAAAGATCTGACTGTATTGCATCACTATGGCAAAAACGAACGTATGATCGTTTAAAGCTCCATCTCCCCAAGAAATTCTGCCAATTACCAAAATTCCCATTCCCAGATCACTTCCCTGAGTATCCAACTAAGAGACAATTCATCGAATACCTCGAGCTATATGCTAAACACTTTGACATTAACCCGCAATTCAACGAGTGTGTTCAATCAGCTAAGTACGACGAAACTTGCAGAGTGTGGAGGGTGAAAACTAGTTCACCTAACGGCTTTGAAGTTGAGTACATTTCCCAGTGGCTTGTCGTAGCCACAGGCGAAAATGCTGAGAGAGTTGTGCCTGAAATTGAAGGATTGGAAGAATTTGGAGGTGAAGTGATTCATGCTTGTGATTATAAATCAGGGAAAAATTACAAAGGGAAGaaagttgttgttgttggatGTGGTAATTCTGGAATGGAAGTctcacttgatctttcaaatcaTGGTGCTCAACCATCAATTGTCTGTCGTAGCTCG gTTCATGTTTTGCCAAGAGAAATATTTGGAAAATCAACATTTGAGCTAGCTATGTTAATGATGAAATGGGTGCCTCTTTGGCTAGTTGACAAAATTCTACTTATTCTTGCATGGTTTATTTTGGGAAATATCGAGAATTATGGACTAAAAAGGCCATCAATTGGACCATTAGAACTCAAGAACAAACATGGGAAAACACCAGTTTTAGATATTGGTGCCTTGGAAAAAATTAGATCTGGAAAAGTTAAAGTTGTCCCAGGAATCAAAAAATTTTCATGTGGCACCGTTGAACTTGTCACTGGCGAAAAACTAGAAATCGACTCTGTTGTTCTTGCTACAGGTTACTGCAGCAATGTTCCTTACTGGCTACAG GAAAGTGAATTTTTCTCCAATAATGGATTTCCAAAAGCACAAATCCCAAATAATTGGAAAGGAAAATCTGGGCTATATGCAATTGGATTTACAAGGAAAGGGCTAGCTGGTGCTTCTGCTGATGCTATAAATATTGCACAAGATATTGGAAAAGTTTACAAAGAAGATCTCAAACAAAAAAAGCAAAAAGTTCCAACACACAGAAGATGCATCTCAACTTTTTAA